In one window of Microbacterium natoriense DNA:
- a CDS encoding transcriptional regulator: MADRQESASRAHPRTRLDDNFSTGLRFSLMASLGEQVELDFATLADILQANDSALSKAISHLNDAGYVAVTKGRIGSRPRTWVRSTAAGIDAFAGHLSALREIVEIGEQRSS; encoded by the coding sequence ATGGCTGATCGACAGGAATCCGCGAGCCGTGCGCACCCGCGCACGCGCCTCGACGACAACTTCTCGACGGGGCTGCGGTTCTCGCTGATGGCCTCTCTGGGCGAGCAGGTCGAACTCGACTTCGCGACTCTGGCCGACATCCTGCAGGCCAACGACTCGGCTCTCAGCAAGGCGATCTCGCACTTGAACGACGCCGGATACGTGGCGGTGACGAAAGGGCGCATCGGCAGTCGCCCCCGCACCTGGGTGCGCTCGACCGCGGCGGGGATCGACGCCTTCGCCGGTCATCTGAGCGCGCTGCGCGAGATCGTGGAGATCGGCGAGCAGCGCTCATCCTGA
- a CDS encoding DUF4190 domain-containing protein encodes MTNQVPGAQTPPYSPAPETIPGKTLGIVAVILTFVVSSVVGLILGYVARNQSRAVGYENTPAKVAIIAGWILTALGLIAGIIAVISIFALAASSGSYGS; translated from the coding sequence ATGACCAATCAGGTTCCCGGCGCGCAGACGCCGCCGTATTCGCCCGCTCCCGAAACCATCCCCGGCAAGACCCTCGGCATCGTCGCGGTCATCCTGACCTTCGTGGTCTCGTCCGTGGTCGGCCTGATCCTCGGGTACGTCGCGAGGAACCAGAGCCGGGCTGTCGGATACGAGAACACGCCGGCCAAGGTCGCGATCATCGCGGGGTGGATCCTTACGGCGCTCGGCCTGATCGCGGGCATCATCGCCGTGATCTCGATCTTCGCGCTCGCCGCCTCCTCGGGCTCCTACGGCAGCTGA
- a CDS encoding isopenicillin N synthase family dioxygenase codes for MAELSLPILDLSQLDAGPEAAARFRDDLRAATHDVGFFYLTGTGVSSELEARLHRAALDFFALPEEEKLAIENVNSPHFRGYTRIGGERTQGQVDWREQIDIGPERDAVDGGAAYNRLIGPNLWPAAQPELKDVVEEWHATLSEVSRKLLRAWAETLGAESDYFDEHFGEPSTLIKIVRYPGTHEPEPQQGVGAHKDSGVLTLLWVEPGKGGLQVERDGAWVDAPPVPGAFVVNIGELLEYATGGYLKATNHRVVSPQAPNERISIPFFFNPALDKRLPLIELPEDLAAAATGVTADPRNPIHALYGENALKSRLRAHPDVAAIHHPDLVAAG; via the coding sequence ATGGCTGAACTCTCGCTCCCAATCCTCGACCTCTCTCAGCTCGACGCCGGTCCGGAGGCCGCTGCGCGATTCCGCGACGACCTGCGCGCGGCGACGCACGACGTGGGGTTCTTCTATCTGACCGGCACGGGCGTCTCCTCCGAGCTGGAGGCCCGCCTGCATCGCGCCGCGCTCGACTTCTTCGCGCTGCCTGAAGAGGAGAAGCTCGCGATCGAGAACGTCAACAGTCCTCACTTCCGCGGCTACACCCGCATCGGCGGCGAGCGCACCCAGGGACAGGTCGACTGGCGCGAGCAGATCGACATCGGACCTGAGCGCGACGCCGTCGACGGAGGCGCCGCCTACAACCGCCTGATCGGGCCCAACCTGTGGCCGGCCGCCCAGCCCGAGCTCAAGGACGTCGTCGAGGAGTGGCATGCGACGCTGTCCGAGGTCTCCCGCAAACTCCTGCGCGCGTGGGCCGAGACTCTGGGAGCGGAGTCCGACTACTTCGATGAGCACTTCGGCGAGCCGTCGACGCTGATCAAGATCGTCCGTTACCCGGGTACGCACGAACCCGAGCCGCAGCAGGGTGTCGGAGCGCACAAGGATTCCGGCGTTCTCACGCTGCTCTGGGTGGAGCCGGGCAAGGGCGGTCTGCAGGTCGAACGCGACGGCGCATGGGTTGACGCTCCCCCGGTGCCCGGAGCATTCGTCGTCAACATCGGCGAACTGCTCGAGTACGCGACCGGCGGCTATCTGAAGGCGACGAACCACCGCGTCGTCTCACCTCAGGCACCGAACGAGCGCATCTCGATCCCGTTCTTCTTCAACCCCGCACTCGACAAACGACTGCCGCTCATCGAGCTGCCCGAGGATCTCGCGGCCGCGGCGACCGGCGTCACGGCCGATCCGCGGAATCCGATCCACGCCCTTTACGGCGAGAACGCCCTGAAATCGAGGCTGCGCGCCCACCCGGACGTCGCGGCGATCCACCACCCGGACCTGGTCGCGGCGGGCTGA
- a CDS encoding YceI family protein — protein sequence MTIDIPGYRAGTWTLDPAHSEVTFSVRHMMISKVRGTFGVKSATLVAPENPLEATVTASVDVTSIDTKDENRDTHLRSADFFDTEEYPTMEFVSTGTRVEGGDFLVDGDLSIRGITKPVTFEFEFGGFGQDPYGNYKAGASATTVINREDFGLTWNAALETGGVLVGKDVTITLDLQGSLQA from the coding sequence ATGACCATCGACATCCCCGGCTACCGCGCCGGCACCTGGACGCTCGACCCCGCTCACAGCGAGGTCACCTTCAGCGTGCGCCACATGATGATCTCGAAGGTGCGCGGCACCTTCGGAGTCAAGAGCGCGACTCTCGTGGCCCCGGAGAACCCGCTCGAGGCGACCGTCACGGCGAGCGTCGACGTCACCTCGATCGACACGAAGGACGAGAACCGCGACACGCACCTGCGTTCCGCCGACTTCTTCGACACCGAGGAGTACCCGACCATGGAGTTCGTCTCCACCGGCACCCGCGTCGAGGGTGGCGACTTCCTCGTCGACGGTGACCTGAGCATCCGCGGCATCACCAAGCCCGTCACTTTCGAGTTCGAGTTCGGCGGCTTCGGACAGGACCCGTACGGCAACTACAAGGCGGGCGCATCTGCGACCACCGTCATCAACCGCGAGGACTTCGGCCTCACCTGGAACGCGGCGCTTGAGACCGGCGGTGTGCTCGTCGGCAAGGACGTCACGATCACGCTCGATCTGCAGGGATCGCTGCAGGCCTGA
- a CDS encoding MFS transporter, whose amino-acid sequence MRATNGHLIDLTPLKESPAFARMWIGSTLTGIGGQLTIVTVMLHVFALTHNTFAVSMIAVAGLVPMILAGLYGGMLADAFDRRSVALVAASVTFASTALLAALTWTGLETIWWLYVLSMINSAANSVGMATRTAIVPRLIPREMLASASALNGVAFGLTVMAGPALAGVLVALTGYGWTYTIDVVLMLSMFLGLWTLPPLKPEGEIVRPGLESLKDGWRFLRRSSNIRMQYILDIVAMTFGQPLALFPALGTVLLGGGAVTTGVLTAAVAVGTFASSLFSGRVVQYRWHGRGIERAVQAYGAAIALFGAVLLVGVFLPRASEQTPNLALILTACFALALSGAADNISSIYRNTMMQAAVPDSMRGRLQGVFIIVVAGGPRVGALYAGALATLTAVWFPPLLGGFLVIGLVAVLARANPRFRAYDAERPAA is encoded by the coding sequence GTGAGAGCCACGAACGGGCACCTCATCGATCTCACCCCGTTGAAGGAGAGTCCGGCGTTCGCACGGATGTGGATCGGATCGACGCTCACCGGCATCGGCGGGCAGCTCACGATCGTCACCGTGATGCTGCACGTGTTCGCCCTCACTCACAACACGTTCGCGGTCTCGATGATCGCCGTCGCCGGACTCGTGCCCATGATCCTCGCCGGCCTCTACGGAGGCATGCTCGCCGACGCCTTCGACAGACGCTCCGTCGCCCTTGTCGCCGCCTCGGTGACCTTCGCATCGACGGCACTGCTCGCCGCGCTCACATGGACGGGCCTCGAGACCATCTGGTGGCTCTACGTCCTCAGCATGATCAACTCCGCGGCGAACTCGGTGGGCATGGCCACCCGTACCGCCATCGTGCCGCGCCTCATCCCCCGAGAGATGCTGGCCTCGGCATCCGCTCTGAACGGCGTCGCGTTCGGGCTGACCGTCATGGCGGGACCCGCCCTCGCGGGGGTGCTGGTCGCGCTCACCGGCTACGGCTGGACATACACGATCGACGTCGTGCTGATGCTCTCGATGTTCCTCGGGCTCTGGACCCTGCCGCCGCTGAAGCCCGAGGGCGAGATCGTCCGCCCTGGGCTGGAGTCGCTCAAGGACGGCTGGCGGTTCCTGCGCCGCTCGAGCAACATCCGGATGCAGTACATCCTCGACATCGTCGCGATGACCTTCGGTCAGCCTCTCGCCCTGTTCCCCGCCCTCGGCACCGTGCTGCTCGGCGGCGGCGCCGTGACCACCGGCGTCCTCACCGCCGCCGTCGCCGTCGGCACGTTCGCGTCCAGCCTGTTCTCGGGGCGCGTGGTGCAGTACCGCTGGCACGGGCGCGGCATCGAACGCGCCGTGCAGGCGTACGGCGCGGCCATCGCACTGTTCGGCGCCGTCCTGCTGGTGGGAGTCTTCCTCCCCCGGGCCTCCGAGCAGACGCCGAACCTCGCACTCATCTTGACGGCCTGCTTCGCTCTCGCGCTCTCCGGCGCCGCCGACAACATCAGCTCCATCTACCGCAACACGATGATGCAGGCGGCGGTGCCCGACAGCATGCGCGGTCGCCTGCAGGGCGTCTTCATCATCGTGGTCGCCGGCGGACCGCGCGTGGGCGCCCTCTACGCCGGCGCGCTCGCGACGCTCACCGCAGTGTGGTTCCCTCCGCTGCTGGGCGGTTTCCTGGTGATCGGCCTGGTCGCCGTGCTCGCTCGAGCGAACCCGCGCTTCCGCGCCTACGATGCTGAGCGGCCTGCAGCCTGA
- a CDS encoding PrsW family intramembrane metalloprotease, whose translation MSSGGPSQPTPYTPPPAGQPQAAQPPAPQPPTGPGGYPQQAYQPPAPQASHPQQPAAQQAPNPYGAPQQQAYPQQQAYPQQPGYPQQKEYPQKPGYPQQQAYPQQPGQPQAAPQPGAQPPHAYPQQPAAPQTPPQPPYGAPQQQYSAQQYASSNYAPAHFTQQPGYASVLAQPTPYSPPAPIAPSPAQGLPALPVPRGKGKLVLYILFGFLGFLLLALIGYFTVFLGPLASVIGLVLALVPLAIVFFVVWMIDRWEPEPKLMVFFAVAWGAIAAIGLTLLLDLGLTLLVGTRSDTAGAVVQAPIVEELFKGLGVYLIFLIARRSFDGPVDGVVYGALVGAGFAFTENIQYFAISLIEGGGAQLTMTFVVRAILSPFAHAMFTSLTGLAIGLAARRHASAGAALGFAALGWLGAVFLHALWNGSATFGDFFLLYFLLQVPLFVGFIFGVIALRREEARLTKARLSDYAAAGWFTPEEVNMLATAAGRKVGLNWAAQLRGDRRPLMREFIKDATTLAMVRQRSITGRDPMAAQDEQALLVRTRATKAALLAY comes from the coding sequence ATGAGTTCCGGAGGACCGTCCCAGCCCACCCCGTACACCCCGCCACCAGCGGGGCAGCCGCAGGCCGCGCAACCGCCGGCGCCGCAGCCGCCGACCGGGCCAGGCGGCTACCCTCAGCAGGCTTATCAGCCGCCCGCGCCGCAGGCGTCTCATCCGCAGCAGCCGGCAGCACAGCAGGCGCCGAATCCGTACGGCGCTCCGCAACAGCAGGCCTATCCGCAGCAGCAGGCCTACCCGCAGCAGCCCGGATATCCGCAGCAGAAAGAGTACCCGCAGAAGCCCGGATATCCGCAGCAGCAGGCGTACCCGCAGCAGCCGGGACAACCGCAGGCCGCTCCGCAGCCGGGCGCCCAGCCCCCGCACGCCTACCCTCAGCAGCCCGCCGCCCCGCAGACGCCGCCCCAGCCGCCGTACGGCGCACCGCAGCAGCAGTACTCTGCGCAGCAGTATGCGTCGTCGAACTACGCGCCCGCGCATTTCACGCAGCAGCCCGGATACGCCTCGGTGCTTGCGCAGCCCACGCCGTACTCGCCGCCTGCGCCGATCGCCCCTTCGCCCGCCCAAGGCCTGCCGGCCCTGCCGGTGCCGAGGGGCAAGGGCAAACTCGTGCTGTACATCCTGTTCGGGTTCCTCGGTTTCCTGCTGCTCGCGCTGATCGGCTACTTCACCGTGTTCTTGGGCCCGCTCGCGTCGGTGATCGGTCTCGTCCTCGCCCTGGTGCCGCTCGCGATCGTGTTCTTCGTGGTCTGGATGATCGACCGCTGGGAGCCCGAACCCAAGCTGATGGTGTTCTTCGCCGTCGCCTGGGGAGCCATCGCCGCGATCGGACTCACCCTGCTCCTCGATCTCGGACTCACGCTTCTGGTGGGCACTCGCAGCGACACCGCAGGAGCGGTCGTCCAGGCGCCGATCGTCGAGGAGCTGTTCAAGGGGCTCGGCGTGTATCTCATCTTCCTGATCGCCCGGCGGTCGTTCGACGGCCCCGTCGACGGTGTCGTCTACGGCGCACTGGTCGGCGCCGGATTCGCCTTCACCGAGAACATCCAGTACTTCGCGATCAGCCTGATCGAAGGCGGGGGAGCACAGCTCACCATGACGTTCGTCGTGCGAGCGATCCTGTCGCCGTTCGCGCACGCGATGTTCACCTCGCTCACGGGACTCGCCATCGGACTGGCCGCCCGCCGGCATGCATCGGCGGGCGCCGCACTGGGCTTCGCCGCGCTCGGCTGGCTCGGCGCGGTCTTCCTGCACGCGCTGTGGAACGGATCAGCCACCTTCGGCGACTTCTTCCTGCTGTACTTCCTTCTCCAGGTGCCGCTGTTCGTCGGCTTCATCTTCGGCGTCATCGCGCTGCGGCGTGAGGAGGCCCGTCTGACGAAGGCGCGCCTCAGCGACTACGCCGCCGCCGGCTGGTTCACGCCCGAGGAGGTCAACATGCTCGCCACGGCTGCGGGACGGAAGGTGGGCCTCAACTGGGCGGCCCAGCTGCGCGGGGATCGTCGACCGCTCATGCGTGAGTTCATCAAGGACGCCACGACCCTCGCGATGGTTCGTCAGCGTTCCATCACCGGCCGTGATCCGATGGCGGCGCAGGACGAGCAGGCTCTGCTGGTGCGAACCAGGGCGACGAAGGCCGCACTGCTCGCCTACTGA
- the rpsO gene encoding 30S ribosomal protein S15 gives MALEADVKKAIIEEYATHPGDTGSPEVQVAMLTQRIKDLTEHLKEHKHDHHSRRGLFLLVGQRRRLLGYLQDIDINRYRSLIERLGLRR, from the coding sequence ATGGCACTGGAAGCAGACGTCAAGAAGGCGATCATCGAAGAGTACGCGACGCACCCCGGTGACACCGGATCCCCCGAGGTGCAGGTCGCAATGCTGACGCAGCGCATCAAGGACCTCACCGAGCACCTGAAGGAGCACAAGCACGACCACCACTCGCGTCGTGGCCTGTTCCTGCTCGTCGGTCAGCGCCGTCGCCTGCTGGGTTACCTGCAGGACATCGACATCAACCGCTACCGTTCGCTCATCGAGCGTCTCGGCCTGCGTCGATAA
- a CDS encoding alpha/beta fold hydrolase yields MSTFILIHGAGDVGWSWHLVARELVGRGHRVIAPDLPGDDEAQTFEDYADAVVAEAGVRGDEVVVVGHSMGAFTAPIVAERLGARLLVLLAGMIPSPGEAPDEWWKNTGYEEAVAEASARDGGRTGHEDPFVSFYHDVPRELAERAMSYERAHPSSTAMAAPWPMAAWPSAPTRFIVCTQDRFFPPEFLRALALTRLDVVADDIDASHCAPLSRPVDLAALLAEYAAASGE; encoded by the coding sequence ATGAGCACGTTCATCCTGATCCACGGCGCGGGCGATGTCGGCTGGTCCTGGCATCTCGTGGCTCGGGAGCTGGTCGGGCGCGGTCACAGAGTGATCGCGCCCGACCTCCCGGGCGACGACGAGGCGCAGACTTTCGAGGACTATGCGGATGCCGTCGTCGCCGAGGCAGGGGTGCGTGGCGACGAGGTCGTCGTGGTCGGGCACTCGATGGGTGCGTTCACGGCTCCGATCGTCGCGGAGCGCCTGGGCGCACGACTGCTGGTGCTGCTGGCAGGGATGATCCCGTCGCCCGGCGAGGCGCCGGATGAGTGGTGGAAGAACACCGGATACGAGGAGGCGGTCGCCGAGGCGTCGGCCCGCGACGGGGGTCGCACGGGGCATGAGGACCCCTTCGTGAGCTTCTACCATGACGTGCCGCGTGAACTCGCCGAGCGGGCGATGAGCTACGAGCGTGCACATCCTTCATCGACGGCCATGGCTGCGCCTTGGCCGATGGCAGCCTGGCCGTCTGCGCCGACCAGGTTCATCGTGTGCACTCAGGACAGGTTCTTTCCGCCGGAGTTCCTCAGAGCTCTGGCCCTGACCCGGCTCGACGTGGTGGCGGACGACATCGACGCCAGCCACTGCGCTCCTCTGAGCAGACCTGTCGACCTGGCTGCGCTCCTCGCGGAATACGCCGCAGCGAGCGGAGAGTGA
- the efeU gene encoding iron uptake transporter permease EfeU: MLATFLIGLREGLEAALVVGILVAYLRRLGRQDALPRMWAGVGLAIALALGIGAVLTFGAYSLTFEAQELIGGLLSLLAVGMVTWMIFWMQKAGRTMKATLESGLDRALSVGGLWALIAIGFVSVAREGIETTLLLWSMVQSFGDAPAALLGALLGLAGAVVIGWLLARGAVKLDLRRFFAWTSGFLVIVAAGVLAYAVMDLQEAGALPGPFTEAAPIDPTSGAVGTGWSAFPFGWAFDVTAVIPPDSVWATVLQATVGFMPRMTWMQVSAWTLYFVIVGIFFIRGIRSRKPTRDAATVPADPATSSLTQQGAA, from the coding sequence GTGCTCGCCACCTTTCTGATCGGCCTTCGCGAGGGCCTCGAAGCCGCGCTCGTCGTCGGCATCCTCGTCGCCTACCTCCGCCGGCTCGGCAGACAGGACGCGCTGCCCCGGATGTGGGCGGGCGTGGGCCTTGCCATCGCCCTCGCGCTCGGGATCGGCGCGGTTCTGACATTCGGCGCGTATTCGCTGACGTTCGAGGCCCAGGAGCTGATCGGCGGACTGCTGTCGTTGCTCGCGGTCGGCATGGTCACCTGGATGATCTTCTGGATGCAGAAGGCCGGACGCACCATGAAGGCCACGCTCGAGAGCGGGCTCGACCGCGCGCTCTCGGTCGGGGGTCTGTGGGCGCTCATCGCGATCGGCTTCGTCTCGGTGGCCAGAGAGGGCATCGAGACGACGCTGCTGCTGTGGTCGATGGTGCAGTCGTTCGGCGATGCCCCGGCCGCCCTGCTCGGGGCGCTTCTCGGCCTCGCCGGCGCCGTCGTGATCGGCTGGCTCCTGGCCCGCGGCGCCGTCAAGCTCGACCTCCGCCGGTTCTTCGCCTGGACCAGCGGCTTCCTTGTCATCGTGGCCGCCGGCGTGCTCGCCTACGCCGTGATGGACCTGCAGGAGGCCGGCGCCCTCCCCGGGCCCTTCACCGAAGCCGCGCCGATCGACCCGACATCGGGTGCCGTTGGCACCGGCTGGTCGGCCTTCCCCTTCGGATGGGCGTTCGACGTCACCGCCGTGATCCCGCCCGACAGCGTCTGGGCCACGGTCCTGCAGGCGACCGTCGGATTCATGCCGCGGATGACCTGGATGCAGGTCTCGGCATGGACTCTCTACTTCGTGATCGTCGGAATCTTCTTCATCCGCGGCATCCGCTCCCGCAAGCCGACGCGTGACGCGGCGACTGTGCCGGCTGATCCCGCGACGTCTTCTCTCACACAGCAAGGAGCAGCATGA
- a CDS encoding fumarylacetoacetate hydrolase family protein: MRFAHLRRADSSTAELAVVEGADAILVSDLLPDPPATLQQLIEGGDELLAAVRAAVVASPAPRHPLGEQAFASAVLAPPAVLAVGLNYAAHSSELGLKTDTAPTVFTLWPNSLTGHGQTTSWPRALSEAVDYEAELGVLIGTPAKDVAEEDALSHVWGYTVVNDITARNVQFAEAQWSRCKSFDGFTPTGPFAVTADEIADPQDLHIWTVVDGHTVQDATTGQMVRSVATLIAHLSQSLTLLPGTLISTGSPGGAGYSRDPQIFLRDRSTVTVAIDGIGELTTHCRITG, translated from the coding sequence ATGCGGTTCGCTCATCTGCGCCGTGCCGACTCCTCCACGGCAGAGCTTGCCGTGGTGGAGGGTGCCGACGCCATCCTCGTCTCAGATCTCCTACCCGACCCTCCCGCGACGCTTCAGCAGCTGATCGAAGGCGGCGACGAGCTTCTCGCCGCCGTGCGGGCTGCTGTCGTCGCAAGCCCGGCCCCCCGGCATCCGCTCGGAGAGCAGGCCTTCGCCTCCGCCGTGCTCGCACCGCCTGCCGTGCTCGCCGTCGGCCTGAACTATGCCGCCCATTCCAGTGAACTCGGTCTGAAGACCGACACGGCGCCGACGGTCTTCACCTTGTGGCCGAACTCCCTCACCGGGCACGGACAGACCACGTCCTGGCCGCGCGCGCTCAGCGAGGCGGTCGACTACGAGGCGGAGCTCGGCGTGCTGATCGGCACGCCGGCGAAGGACGTTGCGGAGGAGGACGCGCTGTCGCACGTCTGGGGTTACACCGTCGTGAACGACATCACCGCCCGCAACGTGCAGTTCGCCGAAGCGCAGTGGTCGCGCTGCAAGTCGTTCGACGGGTTCACGCCGACGGGTCCGTTCGCCGTCACCGCAGACGAGATCGCCGATCCTCAGGATCTGCACATCTGGACCGTCGTCGACGGCCACACCGTGCAGGACGCGACGACGGGTCAGATGGTGCGTTCAGTGGCCACCCTCATCGCTCACCTCTCGCAGTCGCTGACTCTGCTTCCGGGAACATTGATCTCCACGGGCAGTCCGGGCGGAGCGGGCTACTCCCGTGATCCGCAGATCTTCCTGCGTGACCGCTCCACCGTCACAGTCGCCATCGACGGGATCGGCGAGCTCACCACGCACTGCCGGATCACCGGCTGA
- a CDS encoding FKBP-type peptidyl-prolyl cis-trans isomerase produces MTDRTKPEFDAPTGPAPAELVIRDIIVGDGAEAKPGDTVTVHYAGVEFDSGEEFDSSWGRGETIQFPLRGLIQGWQDGIPGMKVGGRRELVIPPHLAYGPVGGGHFLSGKTLIFIIDLVAVG; encoded by the coding sequence ATGACTGATCGTACGAAGCCTGAGTTCGACGCCCCCACCGGCCCCGCTCCCGCTGAGCTCGTCATCCGCGACATCATCGTGGGCGACGGCGCTGAGGCCAAGCCCGGCGACACCGTGACCGTGCACTACGCCGGTGTCGAGTTCGACTCCGGTGAGGAGTTCGACTCCTCGTGGGGTCGCGGAGAGACCATCCAGTTCCCGCTGCGCGGACTGATCCAGGGATGGCAGGACGGAATCCCCGGCATGAAGGTCGGCGGACGCCGCGAACTCGTGATCCCGCCGCACCTGGCATACGGCCCCGTCGGCGGCGGCCACTTCCTGTCCGGCAAGACTCTGATCTTCATCATCGACCTGGTTGCCGTCGGCTGA
- a CDS encoding DNA-3-methyladenine glycosylase family protein, whose translation MSTPTRTTTIPLVGPYDLGEVALMGFGHRDESTFDGIMRLAFCTDALDAQVGVEVRQDGDTLTLTVHGEGDLTAIAAQVARVVSADHDGDAWASVCASDPVLARVHAEAPGFRPSNFYSPYEAAVWAILSARRARRQGIALRERLSREHGAVFQLAGRAEPAVPLPQQLLALDAITGLPADRIPRLHAIARAALDGTLDVRRLTSMDPAAAMIELQQLPGIGPFYSALIVIRGCGSADALPVHEVHTRVAVRELYALDHDPDEVEVAAISERWRPFRTWAAVSLRAVGSRLSR comes from the coding sequence ATGAGCACACCGACCCGCACCACGACGATCCCCCTGGTCGGGCCGTACGATCTCGGCGAGGTCGCCCTCATGGGCTTCGGCCACCGCGATGAGTCGACGTTCGACGGAATCATGCGGCTCGCGTTCTGCACCGACGCCCTCGACGCGCAGGTCGGCGTCGAAGTGCGCCAGGACGGCGACACGCTCACGCTCACGGTCCACGGCGAGGGCGATCTCACGGCGATCGCCGCGCAGGTGGCTCGGGTGGTCTCGGCCGATCATGACGGAGACGCGTGGGCCTCGGTCTGCGCGTCGGATCCGGTGCTCGCCAGAGTCCACGCAGAAGCTCCGGGGTTCCGGCCCTCGAATTTCTACAGCCCGTACGAGGCGGCCGTCTGGGCGATCCTGTCGGCTCGACGCGCCCGTCGACAGGGCATCGCGCTCCGTGAGCGCCTGTCCCGTGAGCACGGAGCGGTGTTCCAGCTGGCAGGACGCGCCGAGCCTGCGGTTCCACTGCCGCAGCAGCTGCTGGCGCTCGACGCGATCACCGGGCTGCCCGCCGACCGCATCCCCCGGCTGCACGCGATCGCTCGCGCGGCTCTGGACGGCACGCTCGACGTGAGGCGTCTGACCTCGATGGACCCCGCTGCCGCGATGATCGAGCTGCAACAGCTCCCGGGCATCGGCCCGTTCTACAGCGCGTTGATCGTGATCCGCGGGTGCGGATCGGCCGACGCGCTCCCCGTCCACGAAGTTCACACGAGAGTTGCCGTTCGCGAGCTGTACGCGCTCGATCACGATCCCGACGAGGTAGAGGTGGCCGCGATCTCCGAGCGATGGCGCCCCTTCCGCACGTGGGCGGCCGTGTCGCTTCGAGCGGTCGGTTCGCGACTATCCCGTTGA
- a CDS encoding DMT family transporter: MTSTLATAHTGATSSRRAPITIQFILTGIVWGSSFLFMKVALGGISPAQVVWSRLVLGALALGLFVALRRERLPRALRTWMHLTVVAVTFCVVPFLIFSWAQQHVSSGLASIFNATTPIMTAVMAWAVFRVEKLKLVQIIGILVGISGVMVIIAPWQGLDAGQSIGAQLAILGATACYGFSLAYMRRFLGDSGVSALVFSFLNIGLAAAIMVLLSPVLVLTPVHLDIWIVGSVILLGFLGTGLAYVWNQNVLRAWGPTRASTVTYITPVVGVTLGILILHEEVSWNEPVGALIVFAGILLTQNRIRFRRRG, from the coding sequence ATGACCTCGACCTTGGCGACAGCGCACACCGGAGCCACATCCTCTCGCCGCGCACCGATCACGATCCAGTTCATCCTGACCGGCATCGTCTGGGGATCGAGCTTCCTGTTCATGAAGGTCGCCCTCGGCGGCATCTCCCCCGCACAGGTCGTCTGGTCGCGTCTCGTTCTGGGCGCCCTCGCCCTGGGCCTCTTCGTCGCGCTCCGCCGCGAACGGCTGCCGCGCGCCCTGCGCACCTGGATGCATCTGACCGTCGTCGCCGTGACCTTCTGCGTCGTCCCGTTCCTGATCTTCTCGTGGGCCCAGCAGCATGTGAGCTCGGGCCTCGCGAGCATCTTCAACGCGACGACGCCGATCATGACGGCGGTCATGGCGTGGGCCGTGTTCCGCGTCGAGAAGCTCAAGCTCGTGCAGATCATCGGCATCCTTGTCGGGATCTCCGGCGTCATGGTGATCATCGCACCGTGGCAGGGGCTCGACGCCGGGCAGAGCATCGGAGCGCAGCTGGCGATCCTCGGAGCGACAGCGTGCTACGGATTCAGCCTGGCCTACATGCGCCGGTTCCTGGGCGACTCCGGCGTGAGCGCACTGGTGTTCTCGTTCCTGAACATCGGGCTGGCGGCGGCGATCATGGTGCTGCTCTCTCCCGTGCTCGTCCTCACCCCGGTGCATCTGGACATCTGGATCGTCGGCTCGGTGATCCTGCTCGGGTTCCTCGGAACCGGGCTCGCCTATGTCTGGAACCAGAACGTGCTGCGAGCATGGGGGCCGACCCGCGCATCGACCGTGACCTACATCACGCCCGTCGTCGGCGTGACGCTCGGCATTCTGATCCTTCATGAGGAGGTCAGCTGGAACGAGCCGGTCGGCGCGCTGATCGTCTTCGCAGGCATCCTGCTGACGCAGAACAGGATCCGGTTCCGACGTCGCGGCTGA